In Chrysiogenes arsenatis DSM 11915, the following proteins share a genomic window:
- a CDS encoding flagellar hook-length control protein FliK yields the protein MLTFATGFPTLDLGNTIKSGNSRTGTPSESGFFGLLNSMLQRSTPISGTATTFSSEQRQALLSGARDQLGQQLKLAGIDDATLSAFYTAEPETMQLTHLLEQIAGQLLPASPMQQATQWLAEANSALVEANTTESNTLNPDQWREWFLLMEKFSTSSAQKKPQENDGEKGFTHLRQSLLLGAMAQSVTTEKDKQKPELNGAEIQTENLFALQQIPESLPEIDESETETLAALRQIVQSLQEALREMNQLTESMGINPNDYPTAFAQIFQSIDAMKDQQKALTEMLTAVMESFSQPLGEGANATPLGQLPLSETGKALLDTLTQTNFDLRQLLQNWQNTGAMNPTEALPQLAQSLASIQMGLSRAVAIPAADGASVLQIVQRDYHALLFGTVSAVENLPQDTLFSNFKEQQPRRDNPLATPPETTAKTGETAVKNFAVAETSESEANKAPLVATSTKTDPASQAMNAHLQATEKDPKAMTEATVEKAPVHEPKNIADGSTPAKATDSDVKASTEPKGNTEPKTTVEPKTVEPKTPLPTNTPADPKIVTLTQTKSDLPVDAALSETDDDAENTIPMATALKKDISKESDTISHRTQLKEPEKIADPLAPKTSEERERIAQAARIAAMEQPTSDTGKSIAPPSTAIVAPNSEVGTEKIAAPPIPNNTPAPSTAATPSSKEQAEPTSLMMSSGSQNGQTQDQNSQDTPQQQQSGREWMSRETVAPRTTSETPATPLTTREIEDATDQIIRKVTMSTRGELKTLTIALRPEYMGKVNIRLSVEAGVLTARVMVENPSLRHGLEQTSTRIQEAISSLGLKVERFDIVQPFAESQSNHNGNQFANTQFQQGQENQQRKNRSLSSDQRGAPQKNEDEPQGGENQYHYRTSQSLNLIA from the coding sequence ATGCTTACATTCGCCACAGGATTCCCAACACTTGACCTTGGCAACACCATAAAAAGCGGTAATAGTCGCACCGGAACTCCCTCTGAATCAGGGTTTTTCGGCCTACTCAATAGTATGCTGCAACGCAGCACTCCGATAAGCGGAACCGCCACCACATTTTCATCCGAACAGCGCCAAGCACTCCTCAGCGGTGCGCGCGATCAGCTTGGCCAGCAACTCAAACTCGCCGGCATTGACGACGCCACGCTGAGTGCGTTCTATACCGCAGAACCGGAAACCATGCAACTCACCCACCTGTTGGAACAGATCGCGGGGCAACTGCTCCCTGCATCTCCTATGCAGCAGGCAACGCAGTGGCTCGCCGAAGCCAATAGCGCACTTGTCGAAGCAAACACGACTGAATCCAATACGCTGAACCCCGACCAATGGCGCGAGTGGTTTTTACTGATGGAAAAATTTTCGACCTCGTCCGCACAGAAAAAACCCCAAGAGAATGATGGCGAAAAGGGGTTTACTCATCTGCGACAATCACTCCTGCTAGGCGCGATGGCTCAAAGCGTAACTACTGAAAAAGACAAGCAAAAACCTGAATTAAATGGCGCTGAAATACAAACAGAAAACCTCTTTGCACTTCAACAGATACCAGAATCACTTCCTGAAATAGATGAGAGCGAAACGGAGACGCTCGCCGCGCTGCGACAAATCGTTCAATCGTTGCAAGAAGCATTGCGCGAAATGAATCAACTCACCGAGTCCATGGGCATTAACCCCAACGACTACCCCACCGCATTCGCGCAAATTTTCCAGTCAATCGACGCCATGAAAGATCAGCAAAAGGCGTTGACCGAAATGCTCACCGCTGTCATGGAAAGTTTTTCCCAACCGCTAGGCGAAGGGGCAAACGCAACACCTCTCGGGCAACTCCCACTTTCTGAAACGGGGAAGGCACTCCTTGATACGCTGACACAAACCAACTTCGATCTCCGCCAGCTTCTGCAAAACTGGCAGAATACTGGCGCAATGAATCCCACCGAAGCGCTGCCGCAACTCGCACAATCACTGGCCAGCATCCAAATGGGACTGAGCCGCGCCGTTGCCATTCCGGCGGCTGACGGCGCAAGCGTCTTGCAAATCGTGCAGCGCGACTATCACGCCCTTTTATTTGGCACCGTCAGCGCCGTGGAAAATCTGCCGCAAGATACGCTTTTCTCTAACTTTAAAGAGCAACAACCGCGCCGTGACAATCCACTTGCTACCCCGCCGGAAACTACCGCCAAAACAGGTGAAACCGCAGTGAAAAATTTTGCCGTGGCCGAAACTTCTGAAAGCGAAGCAAATAAAGCTCCGCTAGTGGCAACTTCCACAAAAACAGATCCTGCTTCCCAAGCAATGAATGCTCACCTTCAGGCCACAGAAAAAGACCCCAAAGCTATGACCGAAGCAACGGTAGAAAAAGCCCCTGTCCATGAACCTAAAAACATAGCCGATGGGTCGACTCCGGCGAAGGCCACCGACAGTGACGTAAAAGCATCGACTGAGCCTAAGGGTAACACAGAGCCCAAAACTACTGTTGAGCCAAAAACGGTTGAGCCAAAAACACCTTTGCCAACGAATACCCCTGCCGATCCCAAAATAGTCACACTCACGCAGACAAAAAGTGATCTACCTGTTGACGCCGCGTTGAGCGAAACCGACGACGATGCAGAAAACACCATCCCCATGGCGACCGCACTGAAGAAAGATATCTCCAAAGAATCTGACACGATCTCTCATCGCACGCAACTCAAAGAACCTGAAAAAATTGCCGATCCCCTTGCGCCAAAGACGAGCGAAGAGCGCGAACGGATCGCACAGGCGGCACGTATCGCTGCTATGGAACAACCAACATCAGATACCGGAAAATCTATCGCACCACCATCAACCGCAATCGTTGCGCCGAATAGTGAAGTTGGTACCGAAAAAATTGCCGCTCCACCCATACCAAACAATACTCCCGCACCAAGCACTGCGGCAACACCAAGCAGTAAGGAGCAGGCCGAACCAACATCTCTTATGATGAGCAGCGGCAGCCAAAACGGCCAAACCCAAGACCAGAATAGTCAGGATACACCGCAGCAACAACAGAGCGGACGTGAATGGATGAGTCGCGAAACCGTCGCACCCCGCACCACCAGCGAGACGCCCGCCACCCCGCTCACCACCCGTGAAATCGAAGACGCCACCGATCAAATCATCCGTAAAGTCACCATGAGCACCCGTGGCGAACTCAAAACACTTACGATTGCCCTCAGACCAGAATACATGGGGAAAGTAAATATCCGCCTCAGCGTCGAAGCCGGCGTTCTCACGGCACGGGTTATGGTGGAAAACCCTTCGCTGCGGCACGGTTTGGAACAAACTTCCACGCGCATACAGGAAGCTATTTCTTCTCTTGGACTGAAAGTAGAGCGCTTTGATATCGTACAACCATTTGCAGAATCACAGTCTAACCACAACGGCAACCAGTTTGCTAATACTCAGTTCCAGCAAGGACAGGAAAACCAACAGCGAAAGAATCGCTCCCTGTCATCAGACCAAAGGGGCGCGCCCCAGAAAAACGAAGATGAGCCACAAGGAGGAGAGAATCAGTACCACTATCGTACGTCTCAATCTCTGAACCTCATAGCATAA
- a CDS encoding flagellar hook assembly protein FlgD has protein sequence MNDVNIIKNIGNIDDWQTLKPALPKQEMGKDEFLKLLITQMQQQDPTNPMDNAQMIAQTAQFSSLEQMSNMAKSMDKLVDMQNQLLTFGAASYVGMETKAAGDALVVFGGNTEPIEFNLAADAKEVKVSIYNDKSELVRIIDPGGLDKGSQTLYWEAINSGGDPLKDGNYRFQVSATDQLGEAVGVDTFTVGRIMAIRYDADGVKFVVNGKDFQMKDLQSIFPPSAPYVPDDEDAEAENTEQPETSTT, from the coding sequence GTGAACGACGTAAATATTATCAAAAACATAGGCAACATTGATGACTGGCAGACACTCAAACCTGCACTGCCAAAACAAGAAATGGGGAAAGACGAATTCCTCAAGCTCCTTATCACCCAAATGCAACAACAGGATCCCACCAATCCGATGGACAACGCTCAGATGATTGCGCAAACCGCGCAGTTCTCCTCGCTCGAACAAATGAGCAACATGGCCAAATCCATGGATAAGCTGGTGGATATGCAAAACCAACTCCTGACCTTTGGTGCCGCCTCGTATGTCGGGATGGAAACCAAAGCCGCCGGTGATGCGCTGGTGGTGTTCGGCGGTAATACCGAACCCATCGAGTTCAATCTCGCCGCCGATGCCAAAGAAGTGAAAGTAAGTATTTACAACGATAAAAGTGAACTTGTGCGGATTATCGATCCGGGCGGACTCGATAAGGGGTCGCAAACCCTTTACTGGGAAGCGATCAACAGCGGCGGCGATCCGCTGAAAGACGGCAACTACCGCTTTCAGGTAAGCGCAACCGATCAACTCGGCGAAGCTGTCGGAGTTGACACTTTCACCGTCGGACGGATTATGGCCATTCGCTACGATGCCGATGGCGTGAAGTTTGTCGTCAACGGGAAAGATTTCCAAATGAAAGACCTACAGTCCATCTTCCCACCATCCGCACCATATGTGCCTGATGATGAAGATGCCGAAGCAGAAAATACTGAACAACCAGAAACAAGTACAACCTGA
- a CDS encoding flagellar hook-basal body complex protein, with amino-acid sequence MLQSLYAGVSGLINHQRSMDVIGNNISNVNTVGYKKSQAGFADIMSMNIGGSSVNPMQVGLGTRVNSTNLIFSQGGIEATNKATDLAISGRGFFVVSNGVMDYYSRNGNFIFNNAGKLVTPEGLVAQGRLATQDKYGDFFINQTGEIVDIQIPVGVKSPAKATTNVELGGNLNSVALGTILETPELRAMVDGTDDISQLYNQTGTHISLLNDQPVILKAHGTSITNIGQLYNSGDENLGIRDGDTFKITLTKDGASPAPLVLTYRAKSGDEYSINGIPRDLDPSDTNFSTLGGLADKIKSAFASDIAELTIVEGKLQMKASNPIASFSLDSNTVPSNSKFNNIMAGVEGSYATGDIKTSGELFFQSKYVKGDDFNSLAELTGRLESGMKNISQAAKVYLGDVGAFEFKDNNDRIRVSMNVAGTTVTQEYYYSTASNPEGRDASNEGGVDSFAKPFSTLDELIQAINSDFAPGNNTITMTDGDIIGAASSAIVNGKIATLAAPLVENTIITNTTAAEIILRDGKKDANNQYRTLTIPGTVPGPAGVVTILANGKVDVNGTEYDFTFPKGMQLPNGLQIDNQDTKFYYTAIGSTTGGTLDTVQHNLIRASNDGGRIRFENISGVELQDVQVVYSGVNIGNDKKVNELLDDLNGVYTADSDPKISDPLGGKIVYDNNNDGGFSLTAMGFADTRDSFSILLSNAPIAANNAPVMATFVYDPTNQLPEVTSDGSYTFSSLDELLAVIQEAQGTLVTAPAERIAYSITADGRIKATTAVAIDPSSDGSPETFFNINTIAPSLVPNSIGDGAVAPGNLPLTLNLTKRGESTPTTLNLNLNAIATFDMDGIAKYLEDEIVAQGVTGFKVEWTGKDFLFKNPSSGGLTKLEITFDDTNNFDNILNPLFAPVNSTIFSEGVHARTRQIGYEESPIVYSGTNITTRYLLNAAPSAPFNTANGLSFAGTGESGILRANFSHNITGAEIISSPSLEQALALANTINRGSVATSQTLLTIATADDKLANLYNSTGAWLGLQTNDKIAVSALVNDKKFESNMVVSNNLGYPSDTTLGDLVQALTTTLELKNPVGAYVSSNGSIIVNGDDGENYAILDMSLRAAGRDQFNSLSTFTIQQQASGGFHSTTIPIIDSEGHEHSVVIEFEKDSDPRNVNQWKWKATIPRPAQVTGGAGSTLLPSGVVTFTPDGGLGVVVGSPINIVPNNGANPLEIRLDFGTIGGGFDGFTQYASKSITTKQRQNGYKEGSLEDYVIDDRGVISGLFSNGQSRQLAQIVMADFTNPQGLQKVGGSLYAANDSSGKPTITEPGEGGLGFVVSSSLEMSNVDLSMEITQMITIERGFQANSKIITTSDAMIQELLAMKR; translated from the coding sequence ATGTTACAGTCACTCTATGCCGGCGTATCCGGCCTGATCAATCACCAACGCAGTATGGACGTCATTGGTAACAACATCTCGAACGTCAACACCGTCGGTTATAAGAAATCACAAGCAGGATTTGCCGACATCATGAGTATGAATATCGGTGGCTCCTCCGTTAATCCTATGCAGGTTGGTCTTGGGACACGGGTCAACTCGACGAACCTCATCTTCTCGCAAGGTGGTATCGAAGCAACCAATAAAGCCACTGACCTTGCGATTTCTGGGCGCGGCTTCTTTGTCGTGAGTAACGGTGTCATGGATTATTATAGCCGCAACGGGAACTTCATCTTTAATAACGCAGGGAAACTCGTTACTCCAGAAGGGTTGGTTGCTCAAGGGCGCTTGGCGACTCAGGATAAATACGGCGATTTCTTCATCAACCAAACCGGTGAAATTGTTGACATTCAAATCCCTGTTGGCGTTAAAAGCCCAGCCAAAGCCACCACGAACGTTGAGCTTGGCGGTAACTTGAACTCCGTTGCACTCGGGACTATCCTTGAAACACCAGAACTGCGCGCCATGGTTGATGGGACTGACGACATTTCGCAACTCTACAATCAGACTGGCACCCATATTTCACTCCTGAACGATCAGCCGGTTATTTTGAAGGCACATGGCACGTCCATTACGAACATTGGACAGTTGTATAACTCGGGGGATGAAAACCTTGGCATTCGAGACGGGGATACTTTTAAGATTACCCTTACCAAAGATGGTGCCAGCCCGGCTCCCCTTGTATTAACCTACCGCGCAAAGTCTGGTGATGAATACTCCATCAATGGCATTCCGCGCGATCTTGATCCGAGCGATACGAACTTCAGCACCCTTGGTGGACTAGCAGACAAAATAAAATCGGCCTTTGCCTCAGATATTGCAGAGTTGACCATTGTTGAAGGGAAGTTACAAATGAAGGCGTCAAACCCCATTGCCTCCTTCTCGTTGGACTCCAACACGGTTCCCTCGAATTCTAAATTCAACAACATCATGGCCGGAGTCGAAGGCTCCTATGCTACAGGAGATATTAAAACCTCTGGCGAACTGTTTTTTCAATCCAAGTACGTCAAAGGTGATGACTTCAACTCGCTTGCCGAACTCACTGGACGACTTGAAAGTGGCATGAAAAATATTAGCCAAGCGGCCAAAGTCTACTTAGGTGATGTGGGGGCATTTGAATTCAAAGACAACAATGACCGGATTCGCGTCTCCATGAATGTAGCCGGCACGACTGTCACACAAGAATACTACTACTCAACCGCCTCTAACCCTGAAGGGCGCGATGCTTCCAATGAAGGTGGTGTTGACAGTTTTGCCAAACCATTTTCAACCCTTGATGAGCTGATACAAGCTATCAATAGTGACTTTGCGCCGGGGAATAATACTATAACTATGACTGACGGCGATATTATTGGGGCTGCATCAAGCGCTATTGTAAATGGGAAAATTGCTACACTCGCTGCGCCGCTTGTAGAAAACACAATTATTACAAACACTACCGCAGCTGAAATTATCTTGAGAGATGGAAAAAAAGATGCCAATAACCAGTATCGAACCTTAACAATACCTGGAACCGTCCCAGGCCCAGCTGGTGTAGTTACAATTCTGGCTAATGGAAAAGTAGATGTAAATGGAACAGAATACGACTTTACCTTCCCCAAAGGAATGCAACTTCCAAATGGCCTGCAAATTGATAATCAAGATACTAAATTTTACTACACTGCCATTGGATCGACTACCGGCGGCACACTTGACACGGTTCAACATAACTTGATTCGCGCCAGTAATGACGGTGGCCGCATCCGTTTTGAAAACATTTCTGGGGTGGAATTGCAAGATGTGCAGGTGGTTTACAGTGGCGTCAACATTGGCAACGATAAAAAAGTCAATGAACTCCTTGATGACCTGAATGGAGTCTACACCGCCGATTCTGACCCAAAAATATCTGATCCCCTTGGCGGCAAAATTGTTTACGACAACAACAACGACGGCGGATTTAGCCTTACTGCTATGGGCTTTGCAGATACCAGAGACAGCTTTAGCATCTTACTTTCGAATGCGCCTATTGCAGCAAATAATGCCCCAGTAATGGCGACGTTTGTCTACGACCCAACGAACCAACTCCCAGAGGTCACGAGCGATGGCTCCTATACTTTTAGCTCACTTGATGAATTGCTTGCAGTTATTCAAGAGGCGCAAGGAACCCTTGTTACCGCGCCTGCTGAAAGAATTGCCTACTCCATTACCGCTGATGGGCGAATTAAAGCAACCACGGCTGTTGCTATTGATCCCAGCAGTGACGGCAGCCCTGAGACCTTCTTCAATATTAACACTATTGCACCTTCACTGGTACCCAACTCAATTGGGGACGGAGCAGTAGCGCCCGGCAATCTTCCGCTTACCCTTAACCTTACCAAACGGGGAGAATCGACGCCAACTACATTAAACTTAAACCTTAACGCTATCGCTACGTTCGATATGGATGGAATTGCAAAATATCTTGAAGACGAAATTGTCGCTCAAGGGGTCACTGGCTTTAAGGTAGAATGGACAGGAAAAGACTTTCTTTTCAAAAACCCGAGTAGTGGCGGCTTGACCAAGCTTGAGATCACCTTTGACGATACAAATAACTTTGATAACATTTTGAATCCACTCTTTGCACCAGTCAATAGCACGATTTTTTCGGAAGGGGTACATGCCCGAACCCGACAAATTGGATATGAAGAGTCGCCAATAGTCTATAGCGGTACCAATATTACGACACGCTACCTGCTCAACGCGGCTCCATCGGCTCCATTTAATACCGCAAACGGGTTGAGCTTCGCAGGTACTGGCGAGTCAGGGATCCTCCGCGCAAACTTCTCGCACAACATTACGGGAGCAGAAATCATATCTTCGCCATCGCTGGAGCAAGCACTTGCCCTCGCGAATACCATCAATAGAGGGTCAGTTGCTACTTCGCAAACGCTACTGACCATTGCCACCGCAGACGACAAACTCGCCAACCTCTACAACAGTACGGGCGCATGGCTCGGTCTGCAAACCAACGACAAAATAGCGGTATCCGCCTTGGTAAATGATAAAAAATTTGAATCAAATATGGTGGTTTCCAACAACCTTGGCTACCCCAGTGACACCACGTTAGGCGACTTAGTTCAGGCACTGACCACAACATTAGAGTTGAAAAACCCAGTTGGCGCGTATGTTAGCTCAAATGGTTCAATTATCGTTAATGGCGACGATGGTGAAAACTACGCTATCCTTGATATGAGCTTACGCGCTGCGGGACGCGACCAATTCAACTCGCTTTCGACCTTTACCATCCAACAACAGGCTTCAGGCGGCTTCCATTCTACGACGATTCCAATCATCGACTCGGAAGGGCATGAGCACTCAGTGGTCATTGAATTTGAAAAAGATTCTGACCCACGGAACGTCAACCAGTGGAAGTGGAAAGCAACCATTCCCCGCCCAGCACAAGTTACTGGTGGCGCGGGTTCAACACTCCTTCCATCAGGGGTTGTTACTTTCACGCCTGACGGCGGATTAGGGGTCGTGGTTGGTTCGCCCATCAACATTGTCCCGAACAACGGTGCCAATCCGCTTGAGATTCGGCTAGACTTTGGGACTATCGGCGGCGGATTCGACGGATTTACACAGTACGCCAGTAAGTCCATCACCACGAAGCAGCGGCAGAACGGCTATAAAGAAGGGTCACTCGAAGATTACGTGATCGACGATCGTGGGGTTATTAGTGGGCTCTTCAGTAACGGCCAGTCACGCCAGCTTGCGCAAATCGTTATGGCAGACTTCACCAACCCGCAAGGGCTACAAAAAGTCGGTGGCTCGCTCTACGCGGCCAACGATTCGAGCGGTAAGCCAACCATCACTGAGCCTGGCGAAGGTGGCTTAGGCTTTGTGGTCAGCTCTTCGCTTGAAATGTCGAACGTCGACCTTTCGATGGAAATCACGCAAATGATCACCATTGAGCGGGGCTTCCAAGCGAACTCGAAAATCATTACGACTTCCGATGCCATGATCCAAGAGCTTTTGGCGATGAAACGGTAA
- the mobB gene encoding molybdopterin-guanine dinucleotide biosynthesis protein B, producing the protein MCGLPTNRGASRVYFNSHKIPVLGFIGYSGSGKTTLMEQVVLLLHGRGMRVGALKHDAHRFEVDKPGKDSWRFREAGAQTTVISSAELIVLQRRTAEETPLADLLDLFVDEDIILVEGHKAGPHPKIEVHRPELGHPFLWPVFEHVIALATPKGLIPESSHELSLPVLDLDNAPAIAECILTSLQR; encoded by the coding sequence AGTCGGGTGTATTTCAACAGCCATAAGATCCCTGTTCTGGGCTTTATCGGCTATTCAGGGTCGGGAAAAACCACACTCATGGAACAGGTTGTTCTGTTATTGCATGGCCGCGGAATGCGCGTCGGCGCGCTGAAGCACGATGCGCATCGCTTTGAAGTAGATAAACCCGGTAAAGATTCTTGGCGATTTCGCGAAGCGGGCGCACAAACGACCGTTATTTCCAGTGCCGAACTCATTGTGTTGCAACGACGGACAGCGGAAGAAACTCCACTCGCTGATCTGCTCGATCTTTTTGTTGATGAAGATATTATCCTTGTCGAAGGGCATAAAGCTGGCCCACACCCCAAGATAGAAGTGCATCGCCCAGAGCTTGGGCATCCATTCCTGTGGCCAGTATTTGAGCATGTTATTGCTCTTGCTACGCCGAAGGGATTGATCCCTGAATCGAGCCATGAACTTTCTTTGCCCGTTCTTGATCTGGACAATGCCCCCGCCATCGCTGAATGTATTCTCACCTCTTTGCAAAGATAA